A genome region from Hymenobacter tibetensis includes the following:
- a CDS encoding SDR family oxidoreductase, with the protein MAAKKATAPKDSAAKDATPSKPTASQKSVATPAAKAAAKATTAPKPVKRPTAKDMQEHAQKLPYPGKQADMKLQPAMSFSTYRAASKLQDKIALITGADSGIGRAVAVAFAMEGAHVAVLYNENTVDAEETKRLVEAQDRRCILLQYDVRDPEQCKQAVRRTRAELGGLNILVNNAAFQMSQEKFEDISEEQIRRTFDTNILGYIWMAQAAIPHLRQDDSIINTGSIVGLTGIPILVDYACTKSAIHALTKSLATYLGEKGIRVNCVVPGPVWTPNIPGTMPAEEIEKFGYEVALARPGQPEELAPAYVLLASQDGSFMTGSLVHVTGGKMSSDQ; encoded by the coding sequence ATGGCCGCTAAGAAAGCTACTGCTCCGAAAGATTCTGCCGCAAAAGACGCTACACCCTCCAAGCCCACTGCCAGCCAAAAAAGTGTTGCTACCCCTGCGGCCAAAGCGGCTGCAAAAGCTACAACTGCTCCCAAGCCAGTGAAGCGCCCCACGGCCAAAGACATGCAGGAGCACGCACAGAAGCTGCCATATCCGGGCAAGCAGGCCGACATGAAATTGCAGCCGGCTATGAGCTTCAGCACGTACCGCGCGGCCAGCAAACTCCAAGACAAGATTGCGCTGATAACCGGAGCCGACTCGGGTATCGGGCGGGCCGTAGCCGTGGCCTTCGCTATGGAGGGGGCGCACGTAGCAGTGCTATACAACGAAAACACGGTGGATGCCGAAGAAACCAAGCGCCTGGTAGAAGCGCAGGACCGCCGCTGCATCTTGCTCCAGTACGATGTGCGCGACCCAGAGCAATGCAAGCAAGCCGTCCGCCGGACGCGCGCTGAATTGGGTGGCTTGAATATTCTGGTCAACAATGCGGCCTTCCAAATGAGCCAGGAGAAGTTCGAGGACATTTCCGAGGAGCAGATTCGCCGCACGTTTGACACCAATATTCTCGGCTATATCTGGATGGCCCAGGCCGCCATTCCACACCTTCGGCAAGACGACAGCATCATCAATACCGGCAGCATTGTGGGCCTTACCGGCATCCCGATTCTAGTGGATTATGCCTGCACCAAATCGGCCATTCATGCCCTTACTAAGAGCCTCGCTACCTACCTCGGCGAGAAAGGTATTCGGGTAAACTGCGTGGTGCCTGGCCCAGTCTGGACGCCTAACATTCCGGGTACGATGCCCGCCGAAGAAATCGAGAAGTTTGGGTACGAAGTAGCCCTAGCGCGGCCGGGCCAGCCTGAGGAATTAGCCCCGGCGTATGTGCTGCTAGCTTCACAAGACGGCTCCTTCATGACGGGCTCCTTGGTACACGTGACGGGTGGCAAGATGAGTTCCGACCAATAA
- a CDS encoding NAD(P)/FAD-dependent oxidoreductase: protein MTAIAAPTSAPRPRRHRPPAAPLLDYDVVIVGAGSAGLSAALVLGRCLRRVLICDGGAPRNAPSPGVQSFFTRDGIKPAELLRIGHEQLRPYATVEVRGVRVTDLEVLPVGFQLTLEDESGKTSTCMTRKVLLATGVEDVLPAVEGMHELWGTGVLHCPYCHGWEVRNQPLAVFGHSKSVTGLALLVSRWSDDVVVCTDGSTCLTDNALRRLRQHRVRVRQEKVSHLEGTKRGKLQHIVFENGEKLARAAVFIHPHQEQRSHLAEKLGCRFTKKGSLWVNKNSETTFPGLYAAGDATPGTQQALLAAAKGGQAAICINEQLTREECPK from the coding sequence ATGACTGCTATTGCTGCTCCTACTTCTGCCCCTCGCCCGCGTCGTCATCGACCGCCAGCGGCCCCTCTGCTCGACTACGATGTCGTGATAGTAGGAGCGGGGAGTGCTGGCTTGAGCGCCGCACTGGTATTAGGCCGCTGCCTGCGGCGGGTGCTGATCTGCGACGGAGGAGCTCCCCGTAATGCCCCTTCGCCAGGAGTGCAAAGCTTCTTCACCCGCGACGGAATCAAACCGGCTGAGCTGTTGCGCATTGGGCACGAACAGCTCCGGCCCTACGCTACCGTGGAAGTTCGCGGCGTGCGCGTGACAGACTTGGAAGTGCTGCCCGTCGGCTTTCAGTTGACCTTGGAGGATGAATCAGGGAAAACCAGTACCTGCATGACGCGCAAAGTCTTGTTGGCAACGGGTGTGGAAGATGTGTTGCCGGCCGTAGAAGGCATGCACGAGTTGTGGGGAACTGGGGTGCTCCATTGCCCGTATTGCCACGGCTGGGAAGTGCGCAATCAGCCGCTGGCGGTGTTTGGGCACAGCAAATCGGTGACGGGGCTGGCGCTGCTCGTGAGCCGGTGGAGCGACGACGTAGTGGTATGCACCGATGGCTCGACCTGCCTGACCGACAACGCCTTGCGCCGCTTGCGCCAGCACCGAGTTCGGGTACGGCAGGAAAAGGTCAGCCACTTGGAAGGCACCAAGCGTGGCAAGCTGCAACACATTGTATTTGAAAATGGGGAGAAGCTGGCCCGGGCAGCCGTCTTCATACACCCGCATCAGGAACAGCGCAGTCATTTAGCTGAAAAGCTGGGGTGCCGTTTCACGAAGAAGGGCAGTCTGTGGGTCAACAAGAACTCAGAAACCACCTTCCCCGGCCTTTACGCTGCCGGTGATGCTACGCCCGGTACCCAACAAGCCCTGCTAGCTGCTGCCAAAGGAGGCCAAGCGGCTATCTGCATCAACGAGCAGCTCACCCGGGAAGAGTGTCCCAAGTAG